In the Leptospira fletcheri genome, GTTGGAGGATCTAGGGTATGTGGAACGGGTACGGGACGACGAGGACCAGAGGGTAGTGAACCTGCAATTGACCCGCAAGGCGTATTCCATACGACCGATCATGCTCGGAATTTCCAGGTCCCTACTTTCGGGTCTGTACAAAGGGTTTTCGGAATCCGAAAAAAAGGAGTTGGTCCGCCTCCTCGATAAACTTTATAAAAACATGAAATAATTCGGTTATAGAAAGAATTCCTGGATGGACACCAGGATCTGTTTTTCCTCGGGATTCCGGCCTACGATCTGTTCCGGCTTTCTACGGCGCCCCGGAGTCCACGGATTCAGTAAATTTCTGTACTTACCGAGAAGAGAGCTGATTTTTTCCTTTTCCATCTCCTTTACTTTTCTCAGATCCGGCACGATCAGGGAATTCAGATCCCCCGGTTCCACTTTTCTGAGACCTTGGGCATATTCCCTAGTCCTGGACTCCAATTCCTTATGAGCGTGAGGAGTGATCAGATAGGCGAAGAGCAATTCTTCCATCCCGGCGTATTCCGGCTTTGCGGTGAATCCGTGAAAACAGGTGAGATTGACGGCGGGGCTGGAGTTCAAAACGAATCGGATATCCTGCCGATGAAAGGAAGTGGCAAGAATTCTGGAAGGCTCCCTACTTTCTTGGGAATGCCAAGGTCTCCTTTTGGAAGGCAGAAACCGGTTCGGCACTCCCCTGCGGATCCCTTCCTCCAGGTACCTACGGATTCCGGTGTGGTCCTCCACATTTAGGATCTCTTTCGCGTCCAAAAGCCATACCTTGGCTCCGCCGGAACGCAATACATCCCAATCGTCTCCGGTAAAGAATGGAGAAAGGGCGTACTGCGCCTTAGGAATGGAACTGCGCAAAAACTCCGAAGGGATTTTCAGACTCGAAGCTTCCTTTTCCGACAAAAGGAAAAATCCGTTGTCTCCTGTAGCGATCCCTCTACGGAATTTCCCGAATTCCAGGATGGATACCCAGTCGTATTGACCTCCTTTGGACATACTCACATAATTATTGTTATACGGTATTTTCGCATCACTTTTTATTCTGGAAAGTGTTTCCCTGCCTTCCCGAAAAGAGTGAGTCCACTTGTGCTCCGCCTTTAGACTGGCGCTGCGCCATTGCAGATTTTCCCCGCCGATCCCTTCGGAGATAAGGGAAGAAGAAATCCTGGACCATAAAAAACCGGGAACTTCCGGTTTTCCGTTTTCCAAAAATAAGATGCAAGAGGAGGTGACCGCTCCCGAAAACAAAGGCCAAGGGGAATCCAAGAGAAGGATCCTCCTCAAAGTTCCGGATTCCAAAAGCGTCTTCTTGACCGGGATTCCGTATCCTGCATTCAGAAATTCGTATGGAAGGAGCACAGCGGCCCGGCCCTTCTCCTTTAGAAGCGAAAGGATTTTCAGTAGAAAGAACACGTAAAGATTCGCGGTTCCCGGAATGGCTACACCGGTCTTCTCTTTAAAGGATTTTAGAAGATCGTTCCCTAACTTGGAGTGGCTCAGTCTCTTGTAGGGCGGATTGCATAGGATCGCGTCGAAAGAAGTCTTTACTTCCGCGCTCAAAAAATCTCCTAGATTCAAAAACCTCGCACTCGGGGGAATTTCCTCTTCTTCCAGATTCCTTTCGCATTCCTGAAATAAGACCGGATCTATTTCCCAACCGTGAAATTCGATGGGCAGATAAAGCTCCGTCTTCGTCCTGTTAAAGACGGAAAAGAAAATTCCTTTGCCAGCCGCAGGATCCAGGATCCGAAACGGAGCCTCCTTTTTCCTCGCAGTCTCCGAATCTCGGACCCATTCAACCATGATCTTGGCCAAGGTGGGCGGAGTAAAAAATTGTCCCAATGCCTTTGAGGAGGAGATCAATGTATGTAAAGAAATATTTTCCGTTGGTTGAATGAACATTTATCTCAGAAAACCGTCCGCCTATTTAGCGTTAATACGACGGATCCGTATTAGAAGATGCTCACAAGCCAAATTGGAGAAACAAAAAAAAGGGAAAATTTCCGAAGAAAACTCTTTAGTATACGCTTAGTATACAAATAGATTTGTAAAAAGTACGTCTACGGAACCTTAGGTGAAAGTTTTTCACCAATTAATCGCGCTACGGATTCCAGTTGCACTTCTTTTGCCAAGTCGAGTGCAGTTTTGCCTTGGATGTCTGTAAGGGCCACATCCGCTCCTAAACCTAGGAGTTTTTCCGCAGCCCCGACGTTCTTTCTGGAAATTGCCTCCATCAAAGGAGTACTGCCTTGGGCGTCCCGTTGGTTGATATTCGTTCCCGCCTTCGACAATAGGTCGAAAATTTTCGGATCCGAGCCAAGAGTTTCTGTGGCATAATGGAATGCGTTGCGAGCTCCGATTTGTCTGACTCCTTCGACCGTCCGAATTTCTTTCAACCTACTGGTAAAGACGGGCTTTGCTCCGTTATTCAGTAAAAATTCGGTGATCGCAAGATCCGGAGGAGAAG is a window encoding:
- a CDS encoding HsdM family class I SAM-dependent methyltransferase, translated to MFIQPTENISLHTLISSSKALGQFFTPPTLAKIMVEWVRDSETARKKEAPFRILDPAAGKGIFFSVFNRTKTELYLPIEFHGWEIDPVLFQECERNLEEEEIPPSARFLNLGDFLSAEVKTSFDAILCNPPYKRLSHSKLGNDLLKSFKEKTGVAIPGTANLYVFFLLKILSLLKEKGRAAVLLPYEFLNAGYGIPVKKTLLESGTLRRILLLDSPWPLFSGAVTSSCILFLENGKPEVPGFLWSRISSSLISEGIGGENLQWRSASLKAEHKWTHSFREGRETLSRIKSDAKIPYNNNYVSMSKGGQYDWVSILEFGKFRRGIATGDNGFFLLSEKEASSLKIPSEFLRSSIPKAQYALSPFFTGDDWDVLRSGGAKVWLLDAKEILNVEDHTGIRRYLEEGIRRGVPNRFLPSKRRPWHSQESREPSRILATSFHRQDIRFVLNSSPAVNLTCFHGFTAKPEYAGMEELLFAYLITPHAHKELESRTREYAQGLRKVEPGDLNSLIVPDLRKVKEMEKEKISSLLGKYRNLLNPWTPGRRRKPEQIVGRNPEEKQILVSIQEFFL